A genomic region of Papaver somniferum cultivar HN1 chromosome 7, ASM357369v1, whole genome shotgun sequence contains the following coding sequences:
- the LOC113295149 gene encoding uncharacterized protein LOC113295149, whose protein sequence is MLKDESVKAIKITRVYEPSITPRQAFTTNREDDVGEDIVDDDVGEDFVEDDILSRANEDEDFKNEEYWRTEVHLFLEEGTLPTDLKQARKIQSKEGRYDLRDGVLYKKSFLDPLLRCLSREEGHRILKDIHYGDAGHHSVMRSLGDKAKMQGYY, encoded by the coding sequence atgttaAAGGATGAAAGCGTTAAGGCCATCAAGATAACAAGAGTGTATGAGCCGTCGATCACTCCACGACAAGCCTTTACTACAAATCGTGAAGACGATGTAGGGGAGGACATTGTTGACGATGATGTGGGGGAAGACTTCGTCGAAGATGATATCTTATCAAGAGCAAACGAGGACGAAGACTTCAAAAACGAAGAATACTGGAGAACCGAGGTTCACCTATTCCTTGAAGAAGGAACGCTGCCTACAGACCTGAAGCAAGCTCGAAAGATACAATCAAAGGAAGGAAGATACGACCTTCGAGACGGAGTTctttacaagaaatctttcctcgaccCTCTGTTGCGTTGTTTATCCAGAGAGGAGGGTCACCGTATCCTGAAGGACATCCACTACGGGGATGCAGGTCACCACAGCGTGATGAGATCACTAGGTGACAAAGCTAAGATGCAAGGGTATTACTAG